From uncultured Fusobacterium sp., one genomic window encodes:
- a CDS encoding ATP-grasp domain-containing protein — translation MNFIFISPNFPKNYWNFCRALKNNGVNTLGIGDAEYNSLSEKLKNSLNEYYKVSSLENYDEVYRACAYFAFKYGKIDWLESNNEYWLLRDARLRTDFNITTGLKDDKIAGIKYKSEMKKFYAAAGVKTARYHIVSTFEEGKKFTDVVGFPVVVKPNNGVGAAATYKLRDENEMHFFYDHLGYEEYIMEEFINGELLSYDGIAGKNKEIIFETAHAYPIPIMEVVNKGTDVMYYSYRIIPEDLKEAGRKVVQSFETNSRFFHCEFFRLLEDKPGLGNKGEIIGLEVNMRPPGGYTPDMMNYANDIDVYQIWANMITYNKGFYNEESRPYCCVYAARRDGYRYYHSVDEVWNKYRYNIVMAERMPDVLAGAMGNDMLTARFPEQEQALEFIDFYLKKV, via the coding sequence ATGAATTTTATTTTTATATCACCAAATTTTCCTAAAAATTATTGGAATTTTTGCAGAGCTCTAAAAAATAATGGAGTAAATACACTTGGAATAGGAGATGCAGAGTATAATTCACTATCAGAAAAACTAAAAAATTCTTTAAATGAATATTATAAAGTATCTTCACTTGAAAATTATGATGAAGTTTATAGAGCTTGTGCTTATTTTGCTTTTAAGTATGGGAAAATTGATTGGTTAGAATCAAATAATGAATATTGGCTATTAAGAGATGCAAGACTCCGTACAGATTTTAATATTACAACAGGATTAAAAGATGACAAAATAGCTGGAATAAAGTATAAGAGCGAAATGAAAAAGTTCTATGCTGCAGCAGGAGTAAAGACAGCTAGATATCATATTGTTTCAACTTTTGAAGAGGGTAAAAAATTTACTGATGTAGTAGGATTTCCAGTGGTTGTAAAACCTAATAATGGTGTTGGAGCAGCAGCTACTTATAAATTAAGAGATGAAAATGAGATGCATTTTTTCTATGATCACTTAGGATATGAAGAGTATATTATGGAAGAATTTATAAATGGAGAACTACTTTCTTATGATGGAATAGCTGGAAAAAATAAAGAGATAATATTTGAAACAGCTCATGCATATCCTATTCCTATAATGGAAGTTGTAAACAAAGGAACAGATGTAATGTATTACTCTTACAGAATTATTCCTGAGGATTTAAAAGAAGCAGGAAGAAAAGTAGTACAATCTTTTGAAACAAATAGTCGTTTTTTCCACTGTGAATTTTTTAGATTATTAGAGGATAAACCTGGACTTGGAAATAAGGGAGAAATAATAGGATTAGAAGTAAATATGCGTCCTCCTGGAGGATATACTCCAGATATGATGAATTATGCAAATGATATAGATGTATATCAAATTTGGGCAAATATGATTACTTATAATAAGGGATTTTATAATGAGGAATCAAGACCATATTGCTGTGTATATGCAGCTAGAAGAGATGGTTATAGATATTATCACAGTGTTGATGAAGTTTGGAATAAATATAGATACAATATTGTAATGGCAGAAAGAATGCCAGATGTTTTAGCAGGAGCTATGGGAAATGATATGCTAACTGCTAGATTTCCAGAACAAGAACAAGCTTTAGAATTTATTGATTTTTACTTGAAAAAAGTATAA
- a CDS encoding alpha/beta hydrolase-fold protein, protein MHINHYKQYSNILGREMEFSIYGHSGRPIVVFPAQDGRFYDFYNFGMVDAAEKYINQGKIMLFCVDSIDKESWSRIGENYEDRIYQHDRWFRYIVDEAIPKFRQIYGDRTGDYNCKFMTTGCSMGAYHALNFFLRCPDIFDGVIALSGLYHAGYFFPNYNNGMIYENSPNDYMRNMSLNHEFLEKYRNSDIVLCCGLGRWEEECIKDTGELKKEFDRLNVPAWIDFWGYDVDHDWPWWKVQFPYFLQYVI, encoded by the coding sequence ATGCATATAAATCATTACAAACAATATAGTAATATTTTAGGAAGAGAAATGGAGTTTTCAATATATGGTCATAGTGGTAGACCAATAGTAGTTTTTCCTGCACAAGATGGAAGATTCTATGATTTTTATAATTTTGGTATGGTAGATGCAGCAGAAAAATATATAAATCAAGGAAAAATTATGTTATTTTGTGTAGATAGTATAGATAAGGAATCTTGGTCAAGAATAGGAGAAAACTATGAAGACAGAATATATCAACATGATAGATGGTTTAGATATATAGTAGATGAAGCTATTCCAAAATTTAGACAAATATATGGAGATAGAACTGGAGATTATAATTGTAAATTTATGACAACAGGATGTAGTATGGGAGCTTATCATGCTTTGAACTTCTTTCTTCGTTGTCCAGATATATTCGATGGTGTAATTGCATTAAGTGGATTATATCATGCTGGTTATTTCTTCCCTAATTATAATAATGGAATGATATATGAAAATTCTCCAAATGATTATATGAGAAATATGTCTTTAAATCATGAATTTTTAGAAAAATATAGAAACTCAGACATTGTTTTATGTTGTGGTTTAGGAAGATGGGAAGAGGAGTGCATAAAAGATACAGGGGAACTAAAAAAAGAGTTTGATAGATTAAATGTTCCAGCTTGGATAGATTTTTGGGGATATGATGTGGATCATGATTGGCCATGGTGGAAAGTTCAATTCCCATATTTTTTACAATATGTTATTTAG